A DNA window from Criblamydia sequanensis CRIB-18 contains the following coding sequences:
- the queD gene encoding 6-carboxytetrahydropterin synthase QueD, which produces MFELEKSFRFEAGHSLPQSNSKCRVPHGHSFLLVVKIRAEKLQEEGQERNMVVDFNVISSVVRPLINEYFDHCWLNDTLQTDAPTVEFIARWIYNRLKPELPDLYSITLHETDTQKVTFYES; this is translated from the coding sequence ATGTTCGAACTTGAAAAATCCTTTCGTTTTGAAGCAGGGCATTCACTCCCCCAAAGCAATAGCAAATGCCGAGTCCCGCACGGACACTCCTTTCTTTTGGTTGTAAAGATCCGGGCCGAAAAACTCCAAGAAGAGGGGCAGGAGCGGAATATGGTGGTTGATTTTAATGTTATTTCGAGTGTCGTAAGACCTTTAATAAACGAATATTTTGACCATTGCTGGCTGAATGACACCCTTCAAACAGACGCCCCGACAGTTGAGTTCATCGCTCGCTGGATCTACAATCGTTTAAAACCCGAGCTGCCGGACCTTTACTCGATTACTCTACATGAAACCGACACACAAAAAGTCACTTTTTACGAAAGCTGA
- the rpsA gene encoding 30S ribosomal protein S1 — protein MSQKKQYSWEEKENVLDDVLFQDEEAKEFQNLLKEEKLANEKEVPQYTPGTILKGTIVEITKDHVVVDVGLKSEGLVPLSEFSDPEQLVLDGEIEVMLEDAEDDNGQIVLSREKAERQRQWEYILEHCEEGSIVTGKVIRKVKGGLMVDIGMEAFLPGSQIDNKRIKNLDEYLGKTYEFKILKINIERKNVVVSRRELLEAERISKKAELLEMIKPGDIREGVVKNITDFGVFLDLDGIDGLLHITDMTWKRIKHPSEMIQLGQKLEVMILNIDREKGRVALGLKQKGPNPWDEIEKKYPPGTRVHGKIVNLLPYGAFIEIETGIEGLIHVSEMSWVKNITDPSEVVKKGEEVEAIVLSVQKEEGKISLGIKQTEHNPWDDVEQKYPVGKNVKVEIRNLTNYGAFVELEPGVEGLIHISDLSWIKKVSHPSEILSKGDMVHAVILSVDRESKKITLGMKQLSSNPWEDIEKTIPVGSLVKGKVSKITAFGAFVELENGLEGLIHVTELSDQAFGKVEDVVSKGDEVTAKVIKLDPEHKKIALSIKEYQIDQNQCSQDDIVVGAPGKDKEKRERGRDKKEKEKESFDEDEEGEE, from the coding sequence ATGTCGCAAAAAAAACAATACTCTTGGGAAGAAAAAGAAAACGTCTTAGACGATGTACTTTTTCAAGATGAAGAGGCAAAAGAATTTCAAAACCTTCTCAAAGAAGAAAAACTCGCCAACGAAAAAGAAGTTCCCCAATACACTCCCGGCACAATCCTCAAAGGCACAATTGTAGAAATCACGAAAGACCATGTTGTGGTAGATGTCGGTTTAAAATCAGAAGGGCTAGTTCCTCTCTCCGAATTTTCAGATCCTGAGCAATTAGTACTTGATGGCGAAATCGAAGTGATGCTCGAAGACGCGGAAGATGACAATGGTCAAATCGTTCTCTCAAGAGAAAAAGCCGAGCGTCAAAGACAATGGGAATACATCCTTGAGCATTGCGAAGAAGGTTCTATCGTTACAGGTAAAGTCATCCGCAAAGTTAAAGGCGGCTTGATGGTCGACATCGGCATGGAAGCCTTCCTTCCAGGCTCTCAAATCGACAACAAGCGCATCAAAAACTTGGATGAATACCTTGGCAAAACTTACGAATTCAAGATTCTCAAGATCAATATCGAACGTAAGAACGTTGTCGTATCAAGACGCGAGCTTTTAGAAGCTGAAAGAATCTCGAAAAAAGCAGAACTTCTTGAAATGATCAAGCCTGGCGATATCCGCGAAGGCGTTGTAAAAAATATCACCGACTTCGGCGTTTTCTTAGACCTTGATGGCATTGATGGGCTTCTCCACATTACAGACATGACCTGGAAGCGTATAAAGCATCCTTCCGAAATGATCCAATTAGGTCAAAAACTAGAAGTAATGATCCTTAATATAGACAGAGAAAAAGGACGCGTTGCACTTGGACTTAAGCAGAAAGGACCAAATCCTTGGGACGAAATTGAAAAGAAATACCCTCCGGGAACAAGAGTTCATGGTAAAATTGTAAACCTCCTTCCTTATGGCGCTTTCATTGAAATTGAAACAGGCATTGAAGGACTTATCCACGTATCGGAAATGTCTTGGGTAAAAAACATCACTGATCCAAGCGAAGTTGTTAAAAAAGGTGAAGAAGTTGAAGCCATCGTTCTTTCAGTACAAAAAGAAGAAGGCAAAATCTCCTTAGGCATCAAGCAAACAGAGCACAATCCTTGGGATGATGTTGAACAGAAATACCCTGTCGGCAAAAACGTAAAAGTTGAAATCCGCAATTTAACAAACTATGGCGCTTTTGTTGAACTCGAGCCTGGCGTTGAAGGCCTTATCCATATCTCCGACTTGAGCTGGATAAAAAAGGTTTCCCACCCCTCTGAGATCTTAAGCAAAGGCGATATGGTCCATGCGGTTATTTTATCAGTAGACCGTGAAAGTAAAAAAATCACTCTTGGAATGAAGCAATTGAGCTCCAATCCTTGGGAAGACATTGAAAAAACAATTCCGGTTGGTTCTTTGGTTAAAGGCAAAGTCAGCAAAATCACAGCTTTTGGTGCATTTGTAGAACTTGAAAATGGCCTTGAAGGACTTATTCATGTCACTGAGCTATCTGATCAAGCATTCGGAAAAGTTGAAGATGTCGTTTCTAAAGGCGATGAAGTGACTGCCAAGGTTATTAAATTAGACCCTGAGCATAAAAAAATTGCTCTGTCTATTAAA